The genomic region ACAATCTCAGTGATCCAGCGCCTGCCCTAAGGCTACGCCAGCGCCCAGCAATCCAGAAAATTCCGCCGTCACCAACCAAACCGGCACCCCGGCGAAATAGCCGCTCATGCAGCCCTTGTCAGCAAAGCTTGCGGCAAAACCACTGCCCAGGAACAACTCGGCAAATCGCGGGATCACACCGCCGACAATATAGACCCCACCCCGCGCGCCCAGGGTAAGTACATTGTTACCGGCCACCCGCCCGAGGAACCGGCAGAACTGCTCGATCACCTCCAGCGCCCGTGGCTCGCCGCCCAGCGCCGCATCGGTGACCTCGGCCGGGGTCTTGTGTCGTGGTGTTTCGCCATCCAGCGCGCAGATGGCTTGATACAAGCGCACCAGGCCACCGCCACTGAGCACGGTCTCGGCGCTGACATGGCCAATCTGGCTGTGAATCTGCTGATGGATAGCCGCTTCACGAGCATTGCCCACCGGCAGGTCGACATGCCCGCCCTCGCCCGGCAAGGCCAGCCAGCGCTGATCCTCCAGGCGCAGCAAGCTGCCGACCCCCAACCCTGTGCCGGGGCCGATGACCAGCGCGGGGCGTGAAGGGTCCGGGGTACCTGGGCAAACCTCGCGGAACTCGCCATCGCGCAGGCGGGTCATGCCCAGGGCCATGGCGGAAAAATCGTTGAGCAGCAGCAACCGTTCAACCTGCAACGTCTGGCAGAAGGCACTGCGGCTCAGGCGCCAGTGATTGTTGGTGAAGCGGAACTCATCGCCACTCACAGGCCCCGCCACCGCCAGACACACCGCCGCCAAGCCACCGCGGGCGATACCCTGGTCCGCCAGATAGGCCTCGATGGCTTGTTCCGGGCTGGTGTAGTCAGCCGTCGCCAACACCTTCACGGCGTTAAGCTGGTTGTCGCGCCACAGGGCAAAACGGGCGTTGGTGCCACCGATGTCGCCAACCAGCAAAGCCTTCATTTGAGGTTCTCCAAAGCCGAGGTAAAGGCGCTTGCGCCCTGCTCGGCCGGGCTGAACGCCATGCGCATGAAACTGAACAACTCACGCCCGCAGCCAAGGTCATTGCCCTGGGGCGCTGGCGGCAGCTCGCGGCTGGCCAGTTCTTCAGCCGAAACCATGACCCGCAACGTGCCTTCGACACCATCGACGCGCACGATATCACCATCGCGTACCCGCGCCAGCGGGCCACCGTCGAAAGCCTCGGGGCAAACGTGGATGGCCGCCGGGATCTTGCCCGAAGCGCCGGACATGCGCCCGTCGGTCACTAGCGCAACCTTGTAGCCGCGGTCCTGCAGCACGCCGAGGAATGGCGTCAGCTTGTGCAGCTCCGGCATGCCGTTGCAACGCGGCCCCTGGAAGCGCACCACGGCAACGAAGTCACGTTCCAGTTCGCCGGCCTTGAAGGCATCGGCCAGCGATTGCTGGTCCTGGAACACCCGCGCCGGTGCTTCGACCACCTGGTGTTCAGGCGCCACGGCAGAAACCTTCATCACCCCACGGCCGAGGTTGCCTTCCATCACCCGCAGGCCACCTTCGGCCGAGAATGGCCGCGCCACCGGACGCAGGATGCTCTCGTCCAGGCTCTGCGC from Pseudomonas sp. Teo4 harbors:
- a CDS encoding glucokinase, which encodes MKALLVGDIGGTNARFALWRDNQLNAVKVLATADYTSPEQAIEAYLADQGIARGGLAAVCLAVAGPVSGDEFRFTNNHWRLSRSAFCQTLQVERLLLLNDFSAMALGMTRLRDGEFREVCPGTPDPSRPALVIGPGTGLGVGSLLRLEDQRWLALPGEGGHVDLPVGNAREAAIHQQIHSQIGHVSAETVLSGGGLVRLYQAICALDGETPRHKTPAEVTDAALGGEPRALEVIEQFCRFLGRVAGNNVLTLGARGGVYIVGGVIPRFAELFLGSGFAASFADKGCMSGYFAGVPVWLVTAEFSGLLGAGVALGQALDH